Proteins encoded in a region of the Veillonella parvula genome:
- a CDS encoding cyclodeaminase/cyclohydrolase family protein — translation MKLVEQRVIDFVAATASKAPTPGGGAIAALTAATGAALAEMVANLTFGKKGYEAVQTEMEELQAKAEAIRKRMLELSQADADVFNIFMNALGLPKNTDEEKAARTAAIQQAYKDAAMVPFEIGELANQIFDLAELASRKGNQNLITDGIIAAINARAAVKSAFLNVRINLSGIKDESFVAELTSKMYAIEKDLDVKESSIIGLYE, via the coding sequence ATGAAATTAGTAGAACAACGAGTAATAGATTTTGTGGCTGCTACTGCCTCTAAAGCGCCAACGCCAGGTGGTGGTGCTATTGCGGCATTGACTGCCGCAACGGGGGCGGCTTTAGCAGAAATGGTAGCAAACCTTACATTTGGTAAAAAAGGTTATGAAGCGGTTCAGACCGAAATGGAGGAGCTTCAAGCTAAAGCAGAAGCGATTCGCAAGCGCATGCTCGAATTATCTCAAGCTGATGCAGATGTATTTAATATCTTTATGAACGCCTTAGGATTGCCAAAGAATACAGATGAAGAAAAGGCTGCGCGTACAGCTGCTATTCAACAAGCATACAAAGATGCTGCTATGGTACCTTTTGAAATTGGAGAATTAGCGAATCAAATATTTGATTTAGCAGAATTAGCCTCTCGTAAGGGGAATCAAAACCTTATTACAGATGGTATTATTGCGGCTATTAATGCGCGTGCTGCAGTGAAATCGGCTTTTTTGAATGTGCGTATTAATTTATCTGGTATTAAAGATGAAAGTTTTGTAGCAGAACTAACATCTAAGATGTATGCCATTGAAAAAGATCTTGATGTTAAAGAGTCGTCTATCATAGGGTTATATGAATAA